One segment of Plasmodium gaboni strain SY75 chromosome 3, whole genome shotgun sequence DNA contains the following:
- a CDS encoding putative exported protein (Plasmodium exported protein, unknown function) — translation MAKHSQKNLVISFNNKIQCTMKSSSQNVNKSDSKEKLKRCTYFYKVLLCSIFIWICQCFYNNSYYVYKKDGIRYKGKKILGIRINKSLAEMDHRKYHPEYDYDSQENYESYYGVNQYSDESESYKSEDDESEEEYYNNTPRVTVMEPHTENSEVEDNYEKTIVDELNELPNDKKSLILSYIRNGNDNNMQLLPHPNNKQNNQENVSPNRDFFRHFMDFVKGYKLFDSPVLNALLPFLFIAFVYCTITMLVGNVRYIIALYILAKILKMHYDYKHKDNNNNNNKNNNNNNNNNNSNNNNNNSNNNNNNSNNNNNNKSKRKN, via the exons atggCAAAACATAGTCAAAAGAACTTGgttatttcatttaataataaaatcCAATGCACCATGAAAAGTTCTAGTCAGAATGTAAATAAATCCGAttcaaaagaaaaattaaaaaggTGCACTTATTTCTATAAAGTTTTATTATGTTCCATTTTTATCTGGATATGTCaatgtttttataat aattCTTATTATGTGTATAAAAAAGATGGAATAAGATATAAAggaaagaaaatattagGTATAAGAATTAATAAATCCTTAGCCGAAATGGATCATAGAAAATATCACCCAGAATATGATTATGATTCTCAAGAAAATTATGAATCATATTATGGAGTTAATCAATATAGTGATGAAAGTGAATCATACAAATCAGAAGATGATGAATCTGAAgaagaatattataataatacacCTCGTGTGACTGTAATGGAACCCCATACTGAGAATAGTGAAGTGGAAGATAATTATGAAAAGACTATTGTAGATGAACTTAATGAATTACcaaatgataaaaaatcattaatattatcttatataagaaatggaaatgataataatatgcAATTATTACCTCATccaaataataaacaaaataacCAAGAAAATGTATCTCCTAATAGAGATTTCTTTAGACATTTTATGGATTTCGTTAAGGGATATAAACTTTTTGATTCACCTGTTTTAAATGCATTATTaccatttttatttatagCTTTTGTATATTGTACAATCACAATGTTAGTAGGTAACGTACGTTATATTATAGCACTTTATATATTAgcaaaaatattaaaaatgcATTATGACTACAAACATAAAGAcaataacaataataataacaagaataataataacaataataataataataacagtaacaataataataataacagtaacaataataataataacagtaacaataataataataataaatcaaaaagaaaaaattag